The Diospyros lotus cultivar Yz01 chromosome 15, ASM1463336v1, whole genome shotgun sequence genome has a window encoding:
- the LOC127791531 gene encoding uncharacterized protein LOC127791531: MHIEKNVCDNVLYTILNESGKTKDNLNARKDLKEMGVRSDLWPNENGQYRPTLFTMSNAQKDVFLTTLKNVLVPDGYSSNIARCIDLKHRKIFGLKSHDSHILMEQLLPISIRNVLPNQVSAVLVDLCSIFRQICGKVLNPLDFDKLQRRVILTQCHMEMLFPPGFFTVMVHLVVHLVNELKLGGPVHYRWMYPIERYLGHLKSYVRNRAQPEGSIAEGYLAEECLTFCSRYLEGIETRFNQLGRVDDQTTNNESSQVSMFFTEIGKSVGSTSYFNLTHIEKRQAHRYVLMNSELVDRFVK; the protein is encoded by the exons ATGCACATTGAGAAGAATGTGTGTGATAATGTCTTGTACACCATTCTCAATGAAAgtggaaaaacaaaagataatctCAATGCTCGAAAAGACTTGAAAGAGATGGGCGTAAGAAGTGATCTTTGGCCAAATGAAAATGGACAATATCGACCTACTTTATTTACAATGTCAAATGCCCAAAAAGATGTATTCCTTACAACTTTGAAGAATGTTTTAGTGCCTGATGGTTACTCAAGTAACATTGCTAGGTGTATTGATCTAAAGCATCGGAAgatatttggtttgaaaagtcatgattcacATATTCTTATGGAGCAACTGCTACCAATATCAATTAGAAATGTGTTGCCTAACCAAGTGTCTGCCGTTTTAGTTGATTTGTGCTCAATATTTAGGCAAATATGTGGCAAGGTGTTGAATCCTCTAGACTTTGACAAGCTCCAACGTCGAGTCATTCTCACACAATGCCATATGGAAATGCTTTTTCCACCTGGGTTCTTTACAGTCATGGTTCATTTGGTTGTGCATCTAGTGAATGAACTGAAGCTTGGAGGCCCAGTACATTATCGATGGATGTATCCTATAGAAAg ATACTTGGGACATTTGAAGTCCTATGTACGTAACAGGGCACAACCAGAAGGTTCCATTGCTGAAGGTTATTTGGCTGAAGAATGTTTGACCTTTTGTTCAAGATACTTGGAGGGCATTGAGACAAGATTCAACCAGCTTGGACGTGTTGATGATCAAACGACAAACAATGAATCGTCTCAAGTTTCAATGTTTTTTACTGAAATAGGGAAATCAGTTGGGAGTACTTCATATTTCAACCTTACCCATATTGAGAAACGACAAGCACACAGATATGTGTTGATGAATTCAGAACTAGTCGATCGGTTTGTGAAGTGA